The following is a genomic window from Amaranthus tricolor cultivar Red isolate AtriRed21 chromosome 10, ASM2621246v1, whole genome shotgun sequence.
aatgatcaatgaagaatgaacgatgaaaaatgaataaggatcaatgatcaatgatgaatgaacgatgaagaatgaacaattatcaatgatcaatgaaaaatgaacaatgaagaatcaacaagcatccttgatcaatgatgaatgaacgatacagaatgaacactgatcaatgatcaatgaagaatgaacgatgaagaatgaacaaggatcaatgatcaatgatgaatgagcgataaagaatgaacaaggatcaatcatcaatgaagaaggaacgatgaagaatgaaaaaggatcaatgatcaatgaagaatgaacgatgaagaatgaacaaggatcaatgatcgatgatgaacgaacgatgctgaatgaataaggatcaatgaataatgaacattgaacgatgaagaatggacaaggatcaatgatcagtgaagaatgaacaaggatcaatgatcaataaagaatgaacgatgaagaatgaacaaggatcaatgatcaatgaagaacgaacgatgaagaatgaacaaggatcaatgatcaatgaagaatgaacgatgaagaatgaacaaggatcaatgatcaatgaggaatgaacaaggatcaatgatcaataaagaatgaacgatgaagaatgaacaaggatcaatgatcaatgaagaacgaacgatgaagaatgaacaaggatcaatgatcaatgaagaacgaaagatgaagaaagaacaaggatcaatgatcaatgaagaatgaatgatgaagaatgaataaggatcaatgatcaatgatgaatgaacgatgaagaatgaacaattatcaatgatcaatgaacaatgaacaatgaagaatcaacaagcatccttgatcaatgatgaatgaacgatcaagaatgaacactgatcaatgatcaatgaagaatgaacgatgaagaatgaacaaggatcaatgatcaatgaagaatgaacaagtatcaatgatcaatgatgaatgaacgatgaagaatgaacaaggatcaatgatcaatgaacaatgaactatgaagaatgaacaaagatcaatgatcaatgaagaatgaacgatgaagaatgaacaaagatcaatgatcaatgaagaatgaatgatgaagaatgaacaaggatcaatgatcaatgaagaatgaacgatgaagaatgaataaggatcaatgatcaatgatgaatgaacgatgaagaatgaacaaggatcaatgatcaatgaagaatgaacgatgaagaatgaacaaggatcaatgatcgatgatgaatgaacgatgctgaatgaacaaggatcaatgaataatgaacattgaacgatgaagaatgaacaaggatcaatgatcagtgaagaatgaacaatgaagaatgaacaaggatcaatgatcaatgatgaataagcgatgaagaatgaacaaggatcaatgatcaatgaagaacgaacaatgaccaatgaaaaaggatcaatgatcattgaagaatgaacgatgaagaatgaacaaggatcaatgatcaattaagaatgaacgatgaagaataaacaatgatgcatgatcaatgaataatgaacacggatcaatgagcaatgatgaatgaacaatgaagaatgaataaggatgaatgatcaatgaagaatgaacgatgaacaatgaaaaaaggatcaatgataaaagaagcatgaacgatgaagaatgaacaaggatcaatgatcaatgatgaatgagcgatgaagattTGAACCAAGTATGCAAGGCAACATGGCTCAAGCATGACACTAGAGGAAGATAAGTATGAAGACGAAGCCATCCAAACCTTCATACAAACAGAAGGCTGCACAGACAGTAGCACAGAGGACCAACAGAGCTGCCAGCCACCACCTGCGGACCAGCATACCTTGCAGCTCCTCCACAGAACCAACCGGAACATCCCAGGAGACACCAAGGGTAGttttggaatctctatacatgggccTTGCTTTCATGGTCCAAGGAACCTCCTAACTATCATGGGAAGACTCCAAGAAACAGTACAGAAGGTGGGTTGTTCAACAGAATTGCTGTCAGAATCAAACACATGTCTTGCTGACCAGCATACCTTGCAGACGTCTTCCCGAGCAAACGTGTACCTCTTTGGGGACATCAAGAGTAGTTatggaatctctacacatgGACCTTACGACCATGGTTGAAGATGCCTCTTGAAGAACACAAAAGATGCCCAAGAATTGCTGCTGAAGGTCGAGGGTTCAGCGGGTAGTACAGCAAAATAAATCAGAATTCTGTTttctgattttcatttttaaaacgTGCACATTTTAGCCACGTGTCTTTTTATAGCCGTTATTTTTGTTTGGCTGCATAAACATTAGTCTTAGCTATTTTTAGAAGGCCTCATATCTCTATAAATAGGAGGTCTCACCCCTTGTAAACTCAGATTTCAGATTTTTCAGAATAAAAcatcaaattgtttttctttcaaacattgtttgtttgagCCTCTGAGTGTTAGTCACACACTCGTCACTTTGCGTTGTTAGTCACACAACTTCAAAGCCTATCCTGCATTCCACAAGGTAGTCAATCCTTGGGTTGCAATAACGATTACACAACGgtggtgagtgaagccattGACGGGTAGTCAGTCAGCCGGAAAATCAAGATTTGGTTTCTTGAAGCTGATTTTTGGTGTGTGTTTGAATGCTGTGCGTGTCTTTTCCATTCCAGTTCATATTCAACATCTTGGGGCAAATTAAGGTGTGCCATCCACCCCTTAATTTGGTGCAattttggtatcagagctttgttCGAGGAAGGACCGTAGGAGACTCACAAACAATCAACTCAAACAGAGGATCGAAGAGTTTctgaaatttctgaaatttcaaGATTGGTGAGATTTTTCCAATTTTCGTTGATTACAGTCTTAAGTAATCATAGTGTGAGTCTTTGgtgtatttttttgtaaaaaagatTTGTTTAAAAGAGATTTAAAGAACGTGTGTGTTCCAAAATTGGGCATACAGCAGATTTCTGTAATTGCTGTCAGAAATCAGTTTCTGTATTCTGTATTCTGTATTGCTGTTCTTTGTGCATTTCTGTTTGCTGTATTGTTTCTGTTATATAATTGCAGAAATTTTGTTTTACAGGAATTCAAAAGTTCGTGTTTCTTTCGTGCATACAGAAAGCATACATCAAAACTCTATTTCAGAAAAATATTGTCTGAATCTGTTTTTCTTTGATTCTGTTTTGAAGCCTTGTGTGCACAAATTGTTGATTAAGTTGAGTTTGTTTCTGTTTTCTGCAACTATGGATGCTAGGATGAATAATTTAGAGGAAGCATTGAGACAGATCACACAGTCCTTAGCCAATGCAGGCTTGATGAACAATGATAGACCTAATAACCAACACAATCCCAACCTTACACCAAGAAACCATGAGGACAGGACAATTAGAATAGATATTGCTGAATTTGATGGATTAACACATGACCCTGAAGTGTATATTGAATGGGAGGCTAGCTTGGATaggtattttgaatttaaagacACCCCCATTGAAAGACAATATAAGCTAGCTAAGATCAAACTTACTAGGCTAGCAGCCATATGGTTAGAAGGCATGCAAAAACAGAGGAGAAGGGAAGACAAACCTAGGATTAACACTTGGGAAAAATTGAAGAAACATCTTAGGAAGAAGTATGTTCCCTCAAATTTTAAACAACAACTATACATGCAATGGAATAACCTCACACAAGGAAATAGGACTGTAGCTGAGTATGTGCAAGAGTGGGAGAGACTCTTATTGTTATGTGATGTGCATGAAACAGAGGATATAAGGATAAACAAATTTGTTGTAGGATTAAGGGAAGATTTAGCTGAAAAGATGCTTAGCACACCTAATCTCACTTTCTCTGAGGTGTGTAACTTGGCCATAAACTATGAGAAATTTGCTAATAGGAAGAAAGCTAGTCAATCCACACCAAACTACACTAGGAACCCTAGGAATCAATCTTTCAGAACACCTAACAAGACACCCATCACACCTAGGAGGGAGGAACCAGAGAGTAGGGAAAAGGGTAAGAATAAAGATGATACACCTTTAAAAGACATAGTGTGCTATAAGTGTCATGGGAGGGGGCATTATAAGAGTGATTGTCCTAATGCTAGAGCTTTCACTATGCAAGAGTGGATAGAAATCAACAAGGACCACAGTGTTAGAGTCATGTTAGTTGCACAAAATGGCAAGGAGTTTGAGACTTGGCCTCCTGTGGGAGAGGAAGAACCAGATGGGACCTATAGGGTGAGTGACTCAGGTAAACTACAGAGATATGAGGACAGTGAGGAAGAATCTGAGACagaagaggaaagggaaagaGTCTTACCTGAAGATGAGCACTATAACCTTGTCATTAGGAGAAATTTCCATGCTACACCTAAGGAAAAGAGTTCTGACCAAAGGGAAAATATTTTTCAGACTAGATGCAAGATTAAGGATAAGACCTGCACTCTTATCATAGATGGAGGAAGTGAATCAAATTGCATTAGCTTAGACCTAGTTAAAGAGTTGAGACTGAAGACCAAGCCCCATCCACACCCCTACAAGTTAAAATGGCTAGATGATAAGGCTAGTGGAGCTGTGAGTAAGCAGTGCTTGGTGAGTTTCATAATTGGTTCATATAAGGATCAGGTTTTGTGTGATGTGTTGGACATGAGTGCTTGTCATTTGCTGCTGGGTAGACCTTGGCAGTATGATAGGAAGACTACACATGATGGTTTTGCTAATACCTACACAGTGAGACATGAGGGAAAGCTTAAAGACTTGATTCCCTTACCCCCACACAAGACCATACCTCCACCCCCTACACCAACCCTACAGCTGATGAATAGAAAGGCTTGTGAAAGGGAAATAAAGAGCCAAGAGGAAGTGTATCTGATGTTTACTAAGGAGATAGATCAACCTGTAGACTTACCTGAGGAGGTTAAGCCCTTACTGCATGAGTATGCAGATGTGTTTCCTAATGAGCTACCACCTGGACTACCACCTATTAGGGGCATAGAACACCAAATTGATTTGATACCTGGAGCTGCCCTACCTAATAGACCTGCCTATAGGACAAACCCTGTTGAGACTAAGGAGCTTCAGAGGCAGATTGAGGAGCTTATGCAGAGAGGTTATGTGAGGGAAAGCCTTAGTCCCTGTGCTGTGCCTACTATCTTAGTGCCTAAGAAAGATGGTACATGGAGGATGTGTGTTGATAGTAGAAGTGTTAACAACATCACAGTGAAGTATAGGTTCCCAATACCTAGGATTGATGACATGTTTGATGAGCTAGCAGGTGCACAATGGTTTAGCAAAGTTGATCTAAGGAGTGGTTATCACCAAATTAGGATGAAGGAAGGTGATGAATGGAAAACAGCCTTCAAGACTAAATATGGGTTATATGAGTGGATggtgatgccttttggacttacaGGAGCACCTAGTACATTCATGAGACTCATAAATGAAGTGTTGAGACCATTCCTAGGAAGATTCATTATTGTGTACTTAGATGACATCCTTGTGTATAGCAAACAAATGGGAGAGCATCTTGACCACTTAAGACAACTTTTTGAGGTTCTAAGAAAGCAGAGGTTATATGGAAAACTTGAGAAATGTAGTTTCTTCATGCAGGAAGTATTCTTCTTAGGGTTTATTATTGGGAAAGAAGGGATAAAGGTAGATCCTGCTAAAGTAGAAGCTATCTTAACCTGGCCTACACCTAACACCATTACCCAAGTCAGGGCTTTTCATGGGTTAGCCTCGTTTTATAGGAGATTTATTCACCACTTTAGTGCTATCATGGCTCCTATCACAGAGTGCACAAGGAAGGGTATATTTCAGTGGACTGAGGATGCACAAATAGCTTTTGAACAAATTAAGAACCTCATGTGTAAGGCCCCTGTGTTGAAACTTCCTGATTTTTCAAAGCCATTTGAGGTAGAGTGTGATGCTTGTGGCATAGGCATAGGAGCAGTTTTGCTGCAAGAAGGGAAACCAGTAGCttattttagtgaaaagttaAGTAAGGATAGGCTCAACTATTCCACATATGACAAAGAATTTTATGCTATGGTTAGAGCTTTGGAACATTGGGCACATTACCTTAAGGTTCAACCTTTCATACTATATACTGATCATGAGTCCCTCAAAAATATACATGGCCAACACAAGTTAAACCCTAGGCATGCAAGATGGGTAGAATTCCTCCAAACCTTTGACTTTTCAGCCAAATACAAGACAGGAAAGACCAATGTAGTGGCTGATGCCTTAAGTAGGAAGCACAACCTATTAGCCATACTAGGAGCCAGAGTCCTAGGATTTGAGATGATTAAAGACTTATACCCTGAGGATAGTGACTTCAAGGACATTTATGCAAGCTGCCTAGAAGGATCACAAGGCATGTTTAGCATCAACCAAGGGTTTTTGTTTAAGGGAAATAGGCTTTGTATTCCTAGGACCAATCTAAGGCAATTATTAGTAAAGGAAGTGCACGAAGGCAGTTTAGGAGGACATTTTGGTATTCAAAAGACCCTAGATATGCTTAGTCAACATTTTTATTGGCCCAAGATGTTAGGCACTGTTGGCAAACACATAGTTAGGTGTGAAGCTTGCATTAAGGCCAAGATTACTTTTCACAAAGGAGAATACATGCCTTTACCTGTTGCCACCAAGCCTTGGGAACACCTTAGTATGGATTTCATCATGGCCTTACCTAGGACTCAAAGGGGAAAGGATTCTATTATGGTTGTTGTGGACAGGTTCTCCAAGATGGCACATTTTGTTGCTTGCAACAAGGTGGATGATGCTCAAAACATAGCTAGGTTATACTTTGCAGAGATTGTAAGGTTGCATGGGGTACCTAGGACCATTGTGTCTGATAGGGATAGCAAGTTTCTTAGTTGCTTTTGGAAAACCTTGTGGAGACTGTTAGGCACAAAGCTCTTGTATAGTACATCTCATCACCCTCAAACTGATGGGCAAACAGAGGTGACCAACAAGACCTTGGGCTCAATCTTAAGAACCTTAGTGAACAAAAATCTAAGGGATTGGGATCTCAAGTTATGCCAAGcagagtttgcttacaatagaaGTCCTAGCTATAGTACAAAGCACTCCCCCTTTGAATGTGTTTATGGGGAGAATCCATTATTGCCTGTATCTCTAacttgtaattttgaaaatgaCAGGGTACACAAAGATGCTGTGGAACAAGCTAAAGAGATGATGAAGCTGCACAAGTTGATTCAGGAAAACATTCAGAAGGCTAATGCAAGATACAAGCTCAAAGCAGACAAGGGCCACCAGTCCAAACAACAGTTGGAAGAAGGGGATTTTGTGTGGATTTACCTAAGGAAAGCAAGATTTCCTCATCTCAGGAGAAATAAACTCATGCCTAGAGCCATAGGACCTTTCCagatcataaaaaagttggGAAATAATGCATACAAAGTAGATCTCCCAGAAGAGTTTAGTGTTTCAAACACCTTCAACGTGGGTGATCTCAAACCATACATTGAACCtacagaattgaggacaattcttccTCAAGAAGGGGGAATTGAACCAAGTATGCAAGGCACACATGGCTCAAGCATGACACTAGAGGAAGATAAGTATGAAGACGAAGCCATCCAAACCTTCATACAAACAGAAGGCTGCACAGACAGTAGCACAGAGGACCAACAGAGCTGCCAGCCACCACCTGCGGACCAGCATACCTTGCAGCTCCTCCACAGAACCAACCGGAACATCCCAGGAGAACCAAGGGTAGttttggaatctctatacatgggccTTGCTTTCATGTCCAAGGAACCTCCTAACTATCATGGGAAGACTCCAAGAAACAGTACAGAAGGTGGGTTGTTCAACAGAATTGCTGTCAGAATCAAACACATGTCTTGCTGACCAGCATACCTTGCAGACGTCTTCCCGAGCAAACGTGTACCTCTTTGGGGACATCAAGAGTAGTTatggaatctctacacatgGACCTTACGACCATGGTTGAAGATGCCTCTTGAAGAACACAAAAGATGCCCAAGAATTGCTGCTGAAGGTCGAGGGTTCAGCGGGTAGTACAGCAAAATAAATCAGAATTCTGTTttctgattttcatttttaaaacaTGCACATTTTAGCCACGTGTCTTTTTATAGCCGTTATTTTTGTTTGGCTGCATAAACATTAGTCTTAGCTATTTTTAGAAGGCCTCATATCTCTATAAATAGGAGGTCTCACCCCTTGTAAACTCAGATTTCAGATTTTTCAGAATAAAAcatcaaattgtttttctttcaaaCATTATTTGTTTGAGCCTCTGAGTGTTAGTCACACACTCGTCACTTTGAGTTGTTAGTCACACAACTTCAAAGCCTATCCTGCATTCCACAAGGTAGTCAATCCTTGGGTTGCAATAACGATTACACAACGgtggtgagtgaagccattGACGGGTAGTCAGTCAGCCGGAAAATCAAGATTTGGTTTCTTGAAGCTGATTTTTGGTGTGTGTTTGAATGCTGTGCGTGTCTTTTCCATTCCAGTTCATATTCAACATCTTGGGGCAAATTAAGGTGTGCCATCCACCACTTAATTTGGTgcaagattgaacaaggatcaatgaataatgaacattgaacgatgaagaattgacaaggatcaatgatcagtgaagaatgaatgaagaagaataaacaaggatcaatgataaatgaataacgaacgatgaagaataaacaaggatcaaggatcaatgatgagtgaacgattaagaatgaacaaggatcaatgataaatgaagaatgaacgatgaagaatgaataaggatcaatgatcaatgatgagtgaacgatgaggaatgaacaaggatgattgatcaatcaagaatgaataatgaagattgaacaaggatcaatgatcaatgaagaacgaacgatgaagaatgaacaaggatcaatgatcaatgaagaatgaacgatgaagaatgaacaaggatcaatgatcaatgaagaatgaacaatgaagaatgaataaggatcaatgatcaatgatgagtgaacgatgaggaatgaacaaggaagattgatcaataaagaatgaacaatgaagaatgaacaaggatgaatgatcagtgaagaatgaacgatgaagaataaacaaggatcaatgacaaatgaagagcgaacgatgaagaatgaacaaggatcaatgatcaatgaagaatgaacgatgaagaatgaacaaggatcaatgatcaatgaagaacgaacgatgaagaatgaacaaggatcaatgatcaatgaagaatgaacgatgaagaatgaacaaggatcaatgatctttgatgaatgaacgatgaagaatgaacaatgatcaatgaccaatgaagaatgaacgatgaagaatgaacaaggatcaatgatcaatgatgaatgagcgatgaagaatgaactaggatcaatcatcaatgaagaacgagcgatgaacaatgaaaaaggatcaatgatcaatgaagaatgaacgatgaagaatgaataaggatcaatgatcaatgatgagtgaacgatgaggaatgaacaaggatgattgatcaatgaagaatgaataatgaagattgaacaaggatcaatgatcaatgaagaacgaacgatgaagaatgaacaaggatcaatgatcaatgaagaatgaacgatgaagaatgaacaaggatcaatgatcaatgaagaatgaacaatgaagaatgaataaggatcaatgatcaatgatgagtgaacgatgaggaatgaacaaggaagattgatcaataaagaatgaacaatgaagaatgaacaaggatgaatgatcagtgaagaatgaacgatgaagaataaacaaagataaatgacaaatgaagagcgaacgatgaagaatgaacaaggatcaatgatcaatgaagaatgaacgatgaagaatgaacaaggatcaatgatcaatgaagaacgaacgatgaagaatgaacaaggatcaatgatcaatgaagaatgaacgatgaagaatgaacaaggatcaatgatctttgatgaatgaacgatgaagaatgaacaatgatcaatgaccaatgaagaatgaacgatgaagaatgaacaaggatcaatgatcaatgatcaatgagcgatgaagaatgaactaggatcaatcatcaatgaagaacgagcgatgaacaatgaaaaaggatcaatgatcaatgaagaatgaacgatgaagaatgaacaaggatcaatgatcaatgatgaataaacgatgaagaatgaacaaggatcaatgatcaatgaggaatgaacaaggatcaatgatcaataaagaatgaacgatgaagaatgaacaaggatgaacgaacgatgaagaatgaacaaggatcaatgatcaatgaagaatgaacgatgaagaatgaacaaggatcaatgatcaatgaagaatgaaagatgaagaaagaacaaggatcaatgatcaatgaagaatgaacgatgaagaatgaataaggatcaatgatcaataaagaatgaacgatgaagaatgaacaattatcaatgatcaatgaacaatgaacaatgaagaatcaacaagcatccttgatcaatgatgaatgaacgatcaagaatgaacactgatcaatgatcaatgaagaatgaacgatgaagaatgaacaaggatcaatgatcaatgatgaatgagagataaagaatgaacatggatcaatcatcaatgaagaaggaacgatgaacaatgaaaaaggatcaatgatcaatgaagaatgaatgatgaagaatgaaaaggatcaatgatcaatgaagaacgaaagatgaagaaagaacaaggatcaatg
Proteins encoded in this region:
- the LOC130825013 gene encoding uncharacterized protein LOC130825013 — encoded protein: MTLEEDKYEDEAIQTFIQTEGCTDSSTEDQQSCQPPPADQHTLQLLHRTNRNIPGDTKGSFGISIHGPCFHGPRNLLTIMGRLQETVQKVGCSTELLSESNTCLADQHTLQTSSRANVYLFGDIKSSYGISTHGPYDHDLFKRDLKNVCVPKLGIQQISVIAVRNQFLYSVFCIAVLCAFLNSKVRVSFVHTESIHQNSISEKYCLNLFFFDSVLKPCVHKLLIKLSLFLFSATMDARMNNLEEALRQITQSLANAGLMNNDRPNNQHNPNLTPRNHEDRTIRIDIAEFDGLTHDPEVYIEWEASLDRYFEFKDTPIERQYKLAKIKLTRLAAIWLEGMQKQRRREDKPRINTWEKLKKHLRKKYVPSNFKQQLYMQWNNLTQGNRTVAEYVQEWERLLLLCDVHETEDIRINKFVVGLREDLAEKMLSTPNLTFSEVCNLAINYEKFANRKKASQSTPNYTRNPRNQSFRTPNKTPITPRREEPESREKGKNKDDTPLKDIVCYKCHGRGHYKSDCPNARAFTMQEWIEINKDHSVRVMLVAQNGKEFETWPPVGEEEPDGTYRVSDSGKLQRYEDSEEESETEEERERVLPEDEHYNLVIRRNFHATPKEKSSDQRENIFQTRCKIKDKTCTLIIDGGSESNCISLDLVKELRLKTKPHPHPYKLKWLDDKASGAVSKQCLVSFIIGSYKDQVLCDVLDMSACHLLLGRPWQYDRKTTHDGFANTYTVRHEGKLKDLIPLPPHKTIPPPPTPTLQLMNRKACEREIKSQEEVYLMFTKEIDQPVDLPEEVKPLLHEYADVFPNELPPGLPPIRGIEHQIDLIPGAALPNRPAYRTNPVETKELQRQIEELMQRGYVRESLSPCAVPTILVPKKDGTWRMCVDSRSVNNITVKYRFPIPRIDDMFDELAGAQWFSKVDLRSGYHQIRMKEGDEWKTAFKTKYGLYEWMVMPFGLTGAPSTFMRLINEVLRPFLGRFIIVYLDDILVYSKQMGEHLDHLRQLFEVLRKQRLYGKLEKCSFFMQEVFFLGFIIGKEGIKVDPAKVEAILTWPTPNTITQVRAFHGLASFYRRFIHHFSAIMAPITECTRKGIFQWTEDAQIAFEQIKNLMCKAPVLKLPDFSKPFEVECDACGIGIGAVLLQEGKPVAYFSEKLSKDRLNYSTYDKEFYAMVRALEHWAHYLKVQPFILYTDHESLKNIHGQHKLNPRHARWVEFLQTFDFSAKYKTGKTNVVADALSRKHNLLAILGARVLGFEMIKDLYPEDSDFKDIYASCLEGSQGMFSINQGFLFKGNRLCIPRTNLRQLLVKEVHEGSLGGHFGIQKTLDMLSQHFYWPKMLGTVGKHIVRCEACIKAKITFHKGEYMPLPVATKPWEHLSMDFIMALPRTQRGKDSIMVVVDRFSKMAHFVACNKVDDAQNIARLYFAEIVRLHGVPRTIVSDRDSKFLSCFWKTLWRLLGTKLLYSTSHHPQTDGQTEVTNKTLGSILRTLVNKNLRDWDLKLCQAEFAYNRSPSYSTKHSPFECVYGENPLLPVSLTCNFENDRVHKDAVEQAKEMMKLHKLIQENIQKANARYKLKADKGHQSKQQLEEGDFVWIYLRKARFPHLRRNKLMPRAIGPFQIIKKLGNNAYKVDLPEEFSVSNTFNVGDLKPYIEPTELRTILPQEGGIEPSMQGTHGSSMTLEEDKYEDEAIQTFIQTEGCTDSSTEDQQSCQPPPADQHTLQLLHRTNRNIPGEPRVVLESLYMGLAFMSKEPPNYHGKTPRNSTEGGLFNRIAVRIKHMSC